The genomic stretch CAGGCGCGCGCGGAACCGCCACAGAACTCGCAGCACCGGGCGGCCGAGCGTGACGATGAGCAGGGCGTTGACCACGGCGCGCGCCGAGTCCCACGCAAGCGAGGTCAGCAGGTAAAAGCGCCAGTAGCGACCTGCGGCAGCCGCGGCACCGAGTCCGGGCGTCCAGGAAATATCCGTACTTCCCGCTTGGAACGGCCAGAACCACACATTGATGAGCGCCCCAAATCCCAGTCCCGCGGCCCATCCGTAGACGGCGAGCACCGCGACCGCCCACGGACGCGACACCCGGCGACCGAGCATCTTCCCGACCATGCCGGCGCCGAGTCCGACCCAGCCGAGCGCCCACATTTGAAACGGCAACCACGGCCCCACTCCGCCGGTGATCACCGCCGACGCCGCCATGCTGGAGGCGCCGAGCATGAATCCGAACCGAGGCCCGAACACGTAACCGCAAAGGATCGGCAAGATGAACATCAGACTCGCGCCTGCGAGCGCGCCGGGCAGTCGAAGCACAGCGTTCACGCCCGACAGCACGCCGAGCAGCGCGATCTGCTTCGCGTCCATGCGGCCGGCGCGCGCCTCGGTGACCGCCACCGCGATCAACAACACTCCGAACACAGAGAAGAGCACCGGCGCCTCAGACGCGTGCGACATCGTGCGGTTGGCCGCGGTCACCGGACCGAGGAAGAACGGATACATGAATGCCGCAACGCCCAAGGCGTGGGTCGCAAAGGTCAGCGCAGCCGCAGCAACACTGGTCGCGCGCGAAGGCTCTGCGCCGCGCGTCATCCGGCACTCACCGCGGCCAGTGCGTCCTCGACGGTGAGAATCCTGGCATCGGAGAAGACCTTGTTCATCTGCGACCCGAACAAAGTGGATTCGCCGAGCACGTCGCGCACCGGACCATCCAGCACGATCGATCCTGCGGAAAGGAGCACGACCCGCGTCGCAACGCGGGCGACCAACTCCACGTCGTGGGTCACCAATAGCGTCGCGCGCCCGGCCGCGCGCCACGCGGCGAGGTCGTGCGCCAATCGATCCTTGCCCGCAGCGTCCATGCCTCGCGTCGGCTCGTCCAGTAGCACGACACGCGGATCGCCGGCCGTCGCCGCGAGAAGAGCCACCCGCAATCGTTGGCCCGCGGAAAGGTCCCGCGGGTCTGCGGTTGCGAAGTCCGCCAGTCCTGCCGACGCTAGAAGCACGTCGACGTCTTCGTGCGGCGCGCGCGCGGCCAGCGTGAAGCGAATCTCGTCCCGTACGTTTTCGTGGAACAGCAGCGCGTCGGCGGCCTGCGGAACGTAAGCGACGCGCGCGGCGAGTCGCTCGACCGGCACGTTCGCAGGATCCAACCCCGCGACCGTGCGGCGCCCCGCGTGCGGACGCAGCAATCCAACAAGCGCGCGCAACAAGGTTGTCTTCCCAGATCCGTTGCGCCCGACGATCGCAACCGTCTCGCCGGCCGACACCCGAAGGTCGATCCCGCGAACCACCTCGCGCGCGCCCAGAGCGACGCGCATTCCCTCGACCTCCACCAACGACTCGCCGAACGAGGGCGCCGGGGTCTGCACCGGCGCGAGTTGATCACGAAGCGCCGACGCGAACGCGCGCCCTTCGCGAACCGTCAGAGGAAGCGGTTCCCAACCGAGCGCGCGCCCGATGCGGGACAGCGGCGTGGCAACCCCGTTGCGCCCGAGAACGTCGCGCGGCGTTCCGTCGCACGCTATCCGCCCGTCGTGCAGAACGATCATCCGGTCCGCGTACTGCACCACGCGTTCGAGTCGATGCTCGACCAGCACGATGGTCAGTCCAAGGTCGGCGTTCAGACGGTGCAGCACTCCGAGCACGTCCTCCGCGGACTGCGGATCGAGTTGGCTGGTCGGCTCATCGAGCACCAAGCACTTCGGCTGCGCGGCGAGCACGCCGGCGATCGCCACGCGCTGCCGCTCGCCGCCGCTGAGAGTTTCCAGTCGCCGGTCGCGAAGGTGTGAGATCGCCAGAGCGTCCAGGACCTCTTCCATTCGCTTGCGCATCAAGATCGGCGCAACCCCGAGGTTCTCCATCGCAAAGACGATCTCGTCCTCGACCCGATCCACGACCGCTTGCGACTCGGGGTCTTGCGCGACGAACCCGACGACGTCGGCTAAGTCGCGTGGCGCGTGCGTCCGAGTGTCGCGCCCTCCCGTGAGAACCGTTCCGGCGAACTCCCCGCCGTGGAAGTGAGGGACGAGGCCTGTGATCGCGCGCGCCAAGGTGGACTTCCCGCCGCCCGAGTCGCCGGCGATCACGACCATCTCGCCATCGCGCACGCGCAGCGACACCCCATCGAGCGCCCACGTGGAACTCCCCGGGTATCGGTAACGAACGTCCCGAAGTTCGATCATGCCGCCGCCCTTTCGGCCGGCGCTGCGTGGGATTCCGACGCTCGCCGCATACGCGCCGTACGCGCCGAGGCGAGCCCCACAGGCAAGACCAGCGCTGCAGCGAGCGCAATCAGGCGCGCGTCCAGCGCCGGCCAAGACACCGACGGATATGCGTACCAGTGGGCACCGCCGAGTTTGCTCGCCGCAACCGTAAACGCCATCAAAGCGAAGGACCCGCCGATGAGAACGCGATCCCAAACGTCGGCCGGATCAGGACGAAAGCGCGTGCGCTGCACCGAACGCGCCAGCGCGCGCAAGGCCCCGGCAAGACCCGCCCCACCGAGCACCGCCAGCGCCGCTCCCGGGAGCGTGCGTCCGAACAGCACCAGAGCACCGCCTGCGGTAACCGCGCACAGCGAGACCAGTGCGGCGCTGCGCGCTGCGGCCTCGACGCGATCGGGAATACGTTGCGCGCGCCCGTACCCTCGCGACTCCATCGACGCCGCCAGGGTGAGCGAGCGCTCCAGCGCGTTCGCGAGCACCGGCACAACCAGCGGACGGAGCGACCGGAGCCCGCGAAACCGATGCCCGCGCAAACGCTGCGCGTCACGAACCGATGCAGCCGAGCGCATCAGCACCGGAATGAACGCGAGCGCGATCCCGAGCACCAGCCCCGCTTCGAACGCGAACCGCGGCAGCAGGCGCAGCACGCGATAGGTCTCGACAACCGACATGAACACGCCGAAGCACACCAAGAACGCAGCGATCTTCAGGCCGTCGGCCAACTGCTGTCCGAGCACTTCACCTGTGACGGCGCCGCCCAGGGAAAACCCACCGAGCCATTGCGGGAGCCCCACCGAGGGAAGAGTCACCAGAGTCGTGGACCCCGCATGACCGGTGAGCCCGAACAGCGCGACGCGCGCCGCGAGGAAGACCAAGCCGATCTTGAGCATGAGTAGGTACGAACGGCCCTCGGGCCCCGGCGCTGCGAACGCGACCGCGACCACGGCCAGCGCTGCGATAGCCGTCAGCGTGACAAAAGGATTGCCGATCACGAGCACCAATGTCGCGGCCGACGCGCACCAGGCGAGCCACGCGGTCGCATGGAAGCCCGGTGCCGGTTCGGAGTTCATCCTTGTTCGCGGCGGCGCGCGCGCGCAATGCGCGCGCCCCACACCCCGAGTCCTCCGAGAACGGCGGCCAACCCGACGCCTCCCGCAGCGCCCGGCGCACTCGAACGTGCTCCGGCGGCGCTCCCCTCGGGGCCGACCGCCGAGCCCGGCGGGGTGGATTCAATGATTCCGGCCGACGGCGCACCCTGCAGCGCGGACGGCGACGGACTCACGCCAACCGGCGTCGCAAACGTCGAGAACGGAGAAGGCGATCCGGCCGCCGTAGACCGAGGCGCCGACGTGCCGCCGGTTTCGCGGACCGCAGGAGATGTGACTGGGTCAACGTGCTCCCCGCGCTCGCAGACTCCGGCCAACGTCGACGGCGCCGGGGATCCGAGTCCCTGCTGGTGTTGACCCCAACGCCAGCCCTCCAAATCTCCGTCGCGCACGCGCGTGGATCCGGGACCGCCGTTGGCGTAACGCCACGCGCCGCTGGACGAATCGATCCGGTAGTAGCCCCAGAACGTGCAGGTCTTCACGCCCGCGTCCAGGCACTGGCAGAAGCAAGGCTTCGCCGGGTAGTCGCACCCCTCGCCGCCGATCTTGCAGATGGTGACGCTTCCGCCGCCGTAGTCCTGATACACGATCGCCAGGCCGGTCCGCTCCAACAACTCGAAACCCGAGATCGAGTCCTCGGTGAACGAAACGCAGAACTCACGCGTGGACAGATCTCCGAACTCGATCACGATTCCGGCGTGGTTTGCTCGTCCCGCCGCGGCGAGCGTCCTGCAGGGCGCGGCCACGGCGGGACGAGTCGGCACGAGCAGCAGCGACCCGGCCAGAACTACGCCGAGCGCGACCGCGCGCGCCGCACGCGTCATTGCATCAGCACCAAGTCGAGTCGGCGACGCACGCGAGCGGCT from Actinomycetota bacterium encodes the following:
- a CDS encoding energy-coupling factor transporter transmembrane component T, encoding MNSEPAPGFHATAWLAWCASAATLVLVIGNPFVTLTAIAALAVVAVAFAAPGPEGRSYLLMLKIGLVFLAARVALFGLTGHAGSTTLVTLPSVGLPQWLGGFSLGGAVTGEVLGQQLADGLKIAAFLVCFGVFMSVVETYRVLRLLPRFAFEAGLVLGIALAFIPVLMRSAASVRDAQRLRGHRFRGLRSLRPLVVPVLANALERSLTLAASMESRGYGRAQRIPDRVEAAARSAALVSLCAVTAGGALVLFGRTLPGAALAVLGGAGLAGALRALARSVQRTRFRPDPADVWDRVLIGGSFALMAFTVAASKLGGAHWYAYPSVSWPALDARLIALAAALVLPVGLASARTARMRRASESHAAPAERAAA
- a CDS encoding ECF transporter S component, whose product is MTRGAEPSRATSVAAAALTFATHALGVAAFMYPFFLGPVTAANRTMSHASEAPVLFSVFGVLLIAVAVTEARAGRMDAKQIALLGVLSGVNAVLRLPGALAGASLMFILPILCGYVFGPRFGFMLGASSMAASAVITGGVGPWLPFQMWALGWVGLGAGMVGKMLGRRVSRPWAVAVLAVYGWAAGLGFGALINVWFWPFQAGSTDISWTPGLGAAAAAGRYWRFYLLTSLAWDSARAVVNALLIVTLGRPVLRVLWRFRARLLVRWRPAAQERALA
- a CDS encoding ATP-binding cassette domain-containing protein produces the protein MIELRDVRYRYPGSSTWALDGVSLRVRDGEMVVIAGDSGGGKSTLARAITGLVPHFHGGEFAGTVLTGGRDTRTHAPRDLADVVGFVAQDPESQAVVDRVEDEIVFAMENLGVAPILMRKRMEEVLDALAISHLRDRRLETLSGGERQRVAIAGVLAAQPKCLVLDEPTSQLDPQSAEDVLGVLHRLNADLGLTIVLVEHRLERVVQYADRMIVLHDGRIACDGTPRDVLGRNGVATPLSRIGRALGWEPLPLTVREGRAFASALRDQLAPVQTPAPSFGESLVEVEGMRVALGAREVVRGIDLRVSAGETVAIVGRNGSGKTTLLRALVGLLRPHAGRRTVAGLDPANVPVERLAARVAYVPQAADALLFHENVRDEIRFTLAARAPHEDVDVLLASAGLADFATADPRDLSAGQRLRVALLAATAGDPRVVLLDEPTRGMDAAGKDRLAHDLAAWRAAGRATLLVTHDVELVARVATRVVLLSAGSIVLDGPVRDVLGESTLFGSQMNKVFSDARILTVEDALAAVSAG